The genomic stretch gcagaaaggttgagtcaggggaagaatagaagaaagggtatgtgataggtggggttttagttgggggtggtaggggaggacgagagggagaagggaactgggattgtcatgtaaaacaatattgtttctaatttaaattaaaaaatgataaaaaaacaagagttgccatggtcatggcgtctcttcacagcaatagacactgGCTAAGACAGAAGTTGTTATCAGGGAGAAGTGTATTACGCTCACAGGCTTAACCATGCCGCTTATTGGcagaatgtggactttggattaggaaacaGTTGAACAGCCCTAAGTAGGGCTTAATATACTATCCTAGTTGGAGCATGGAAGATAGTACTGAGCATGATTTGAACTTTCAGAGAGAAAATTTAAGCGACCCAGAGACCATTCttctgatattttggtgaagaatgtggctgctttttgcccctGTCCAAAAAAATCTTCCTGAGACTAaactgaagagttttggattaatggcatTGGTAAAGGCAATTTAAATCAGTCTAGTATTGActgtgtcatgtggttattagtagTCACTcctatgcagatctataatgaaaaggagaaagctgagcaaggaaaattacaaaatatacattttaaggagaaaaggagctCCAGGAAGTATAATGCAGCCTTCTTAAAAGATCATTTAATTCAATACTTGCCATATATGcataataaagacaaaatagaTTCTTAAAGCTAATTTAATTaactttattcatttaatttaatgaTTGAAAAGGCTTATTTCATAGCAGTGGCAGTAAAAGAATGTTGGAGGACATTGAATCTCCATGAATAATTATACTACCCATAGAAAGGCATCAGAGTGTTTTCTCAGCCACCCtctataataatgaaaaaagcTTTCACTTTTATTactaaaaaactattttaaaatcctATATGGAAGTTAAGGTCATCACACAGTTGCATGATTTACTGATGGCACTGAGCACTGATGACCCTTCAACCTAACCCTTGACCCTATCCGCATAGGGTCAGTTGAATATTAACTAGCTGATACCGGTGATGAGAGCTGTCATTCAAATAAAGCTTTATGATATAAGGTTTACCTAGGGAAAGTAAACAGCAGAATGTTGAGAGAAATATCATTGTAGAGATATCCAGAGAAACTATAAAGCATCCAGAGGATTTAGCATAAACCTGTGAAGTTTATTCAGAGAGTCCTTTAAAACATATGGTGTAAGTCAGTCAGGGCTAACCACGCCCCGTTGCTATGGAAATCAGCGTCATTGACCTGCCCCCTCCTTACTCTAAGCCCCGGCGCCGAAGTGATGTCATCATCAGGCGCCAAAAGTAATTTCTGTTGCTGAGTCAGGCCTCGCACAGAGCCGCTTGAGGTCGTCGTGTCGTCGTGTTGCGCCGCTCCGCTCGGGAGTCTTCCTGTCTTCTGAGGGACTCAGGTACAGCGTGTTCTCACCCTTCACACCTGACCTGTCCCTCTCAGCGGGTACAGGAACTGCTGAGACTGTTGTGGTGTTCAAGTGCCCGCCATGGCTGAAGCGTCCTCACAAGTGCGTCAGAACTACGACCACGATTGTGAGGACGCTGTCAACGCCCATATCCAGCTAGAGCTGTACGCCTCCTACGTGTACTTATCTATGGCCTTCTACTTTGACCGTGATGACGTGGCTGAGGGGAACTTCAAGCATTTCTTCTTGAGCAAGTCACACACCCACAAGGCCAGTGCCGAGATGTTCATGTCCCTGCAGAATAAGTGTGGAGGCTGTATCGTCCTTCGTGACATCGCGAGACCAGACCGCGACAGCTGGCATGGGGCCATTCAGGCCATGGAATCCGCCTTCCACATGGAGATGAACATCAACCAGAACCTGCTGAACCTGCATGCATTGGCCAACGGAAAAGGCAACACCTACCTCTGCGACTTCATGAAGCAACACTGTCTGGATCAGCAGGTCCAAGTTATGAAGGAGGTGAGCCACTTTCTGACCAGTCTGCGCCAGATGGGAGCCTCAGAGAACGGCTTGGCTGAATACCTCTTCAACAAGCTCAGCCTGTCCTAAAGCCTCAAGTGGACTGAACTGGGATGTCCCCACTACCACGGGGTCTTCCTCTGGACATTAGATCTGATGTCCATGTTTCTTTTGAAGCAAGTTCACTTATTTTCGGTTTCTGTTTGGCTGTTGtttgaaataaatttgttttcagCAAAATTAAAGTATCAAGTTGATGTCTTTAGGGACTGTGTGAGTGTTACAGTTCTgaagggaaaggcttccccaacagaagtgttacagctctgctatGGTGGGGGAAGGTTTCCCAAATGCAAGTGTAAGCTCTGCTCCAGCCAGGGAAGGGCTCCCCAATAttagtgttacagctctgaagggaaaggtatcctggctgttgggagccaaggaatactacAAAGTCACAATGAACAACAAATCTCACAcaggagatttattgggagggaaaaaaacaggagggtggctgcctatAATCAGTcgagaagcagcagagaactgaagaagagaaagcaaagtttAAATAGAGTATTTTGGAGTGAGGGAGAGGCGTGGAGCTTTCCCGAGTGGCCTGAAATTGGTGGGATATTTTGTGACCTGATCTTGGGTCAAACTCAGTGATTGGTGGGAATCTGTTGCTTGGTCCTGGTTTTGGGCTTGGGGTCAAGTCAGGGTCAGAGTGTTTTTCCTTTGGCTCTGGTCTTTGGGGTCATGTCAGGGTCAGGGTATTTTCCCTTTGTCCTGATCCCAGGGTCAAATCAGGGTCAGGGTGTTCGTTCCTTGGCCCCTTTACTCTGGCTTAATTGTTATAGTGCCTCCCTAGCATTCGGAAAACCCTGGAATGCATCCTAACCATGGCAATAAACTAGggatggtgatacacacctgaaATCACAGCAccatggagatggaggcagaaataTCAAAAGTTGAATGTCACCCTCTGCTTTACAGCAAGGTGGAAGCCCTCTGAGGCTACCCAACActgtttcataaaagaaaattatcctctcaccttgaaaaaaaatgaatgtgtatctcatggaagcatttttttaaaatttatgttcagGAGTATCTCCCCATAGCCATCCCCCATTATTTTGCAGCTTTGACTATCCAGAAGGGTGGGGGAGGCAATCATTAGCTTCTGGAAAAGTTCAAACTACCCTTTTGTCATCATCTGTGTGAGTGGAATCTATCAGAAgcagctggttggcagactcCGTTGAAGAGATAGGgagtgtccacatcagctggactggttcacatccacagcacatCCAGGGCTTGCAGTGCTTAGAAACAGattgtagtcagcaactgatactcagatgtgtctgccagaagcagaaacctgtttaagacatgtttaaactgggaacagaagttaaaacttatttaattGGAACTCTTTAGACCCATAGTTTTAGTGATCAGGAAGTACAGGAGTCCCAAGACCAGGGCAGAAAATCCCATCCTTAGGAACAGATAGGTGGGATAACAGGTTGTACTTATTTGGTGTCCCTttgacctgtgagaagtggatccaaattttatgacttttgatcctctgaagcctatatgaactttattaaacaaaagGACATAACAGTTTTAGGTACATTAGCATTATCAATCTGTACTGaaacccacagtgcagaaaaagcagatatctgggtATCTGTCCAACAGCAGGAACATACTCATatttttgagtcctagcaaaaaactacagatttgggtaGAAGTgtgcacatttttcttctgtccagagagccaggtatagattggacagaggtgccttagCCTGATGAAAATCCCTTTAAATTTACAGCTAGaagacaaccaaaataaacctaaaaaccctgagcttgtgactgaacaacAGCAGGTCGTCATTGCTctatcagcttatcagaactttaaaacttttatgttcCTACATCCTCAGATCCTTATTGAGGAGCCATATTAAGGCttgatttttacatatataaatgagCTACAAAGCTTGTCCCGCGCgattgtctcgccagcaagaacaacacaggacacttggatccttctgcagtaaagctttaatgcgtcttgagagagagagcataagcttacagagcggagaccccgagccaagaatcccgtcccctaataaaggctcataagctctgagctgtgcgtgtacagctgggataggtggatgactcatcaccctatatgacgccatggaataggcggggctaggcaagtggaaaaacactgggcacatgcataccaacgttgtttatttgatccggcagcggatgtcagcgccatcttgtaatggcgaatgtgagtgcggctcc from Cricetulus griseus strain 17A/GY chromosome X, alternate assembly CriGri-PICRH-1.0, whole genome shotgun sequence encodes the following:
- the LOC100757490 gene encoding ferritin heavy polypeptide-like 17; amino-acid sequence: MAEASSQVRQNYDHDCEDAVNAHIQLELYASYVYLSMAFYFDRDDVAEGNFKHFFLSKSHTHKASAEMFMSLQNKCGGCIVLRDIARPDRDSWHGAIQAMESAFHMEMNINQNLLNLHALANGKGNTYLCDFMKQHCLDQQVQVMKEVSHFLTSLRQMGASENGLAEYLFNKLSLS